In the genome of Triticum urartu cultivar G1812 chromosome 5, Tu2.1, whole genome shotgun sequence, one region contains:
- the LOC125508423 gene encoding uncharacterized protein LOC125508423 isoform X2: protein MDFAVMKRRELQALCKEHGLKANGSSADLVARLAAKLSISGGAEEDAVGVVVGKGCLKRSFGGASGGDSDAAKKVTFVLEEEEEAEVGGRRLLLSPVVARTRGRPRAAEALSRAQESGGERRRTRSQVGCDSADETDAGQAGADVVTRRHRRNAANLGAGDVVERVAGAVGRKTSAKAEQQELDAGEAVGRKHQLKRKTSENDADNVDVSVQVGVSCRSTRSSAVQSEPAAAPSPVVHNKRGRKKAGDLKEQDRVKEQPTEIQHVGRTLRSGLVVAGPPLPTVSENKRSRSKVPEGETAVEKVAEVEISGRTTRSSSVPAAATSPIVVAKKRRKTKNVNSDEGQHTVPDVSNDAPVTRVLRNRAIQTIGSTDLKVARPTMLNAAKDGVEDGVAKQDGHVGSKKRKMSNRRATVATDGGEIPFSDSSGKASAMDMHVDVPGPVRRSMRKSVVPSFLEHETKGMHGDVEMKETVTKTVGGSTWRSVAPVILEKESKGLTKPVESKETVTKPVGRSTRRSVATVILEKECKGLPKEMIPQVHVKRQTKKSLVPAMTEKGTKSIVTDMIPEARAGRSTRRPALAIVNSKKNDHCEAAISEKCSSAKSEDLEKQQTVKQPVRRLTRKSFVPAVLEKDRKAVPAEMNPDAQFNNENGDHTKMKCAKGGHLEKQLVVKEPSRRSTHKSVAPHVIEKEIKGLQEESKSEVPVSTSVRKLSCPNAVDKESKDHREIVPHVIEKDIKGSQEESKSDVPVRTSVRKPAGPNAVDKEIKDHSEIVRREESSVRTRSAQTKLQRSVQNDASLRQTRHRSSKLAISPLPSKPTASKGRPAKRSRTASLEEVMPAEEQKEDQIAYGGHTSDMIDVASSANSLESGVLPSPAEKSDLRDAQLNTQLEGTVVESSISHGKDGSNILEFELESTVVGTTEKPPSDLAIPDCTHVGALSEEALDSIENAAARCSPVLEQSPTGLRFLFSQGNIEEPDTHNTSPFFKNFMEESDVHKVERQVETVVSLKPDSYQGSDEYSIRVEESGGLMFSSQQNNEQEGFSVSTLRKDWVASVQLDSSEDVHHTVRDITRKDVICNEEEKTDFIPSDINAPHEKSHADKPAEHVSGVSGALFCISQSTTVVDEVNSDSSLLESVDGLDNQIASSNTEGLQQDNIEECNLHNARVTEDIHASVMFEAAQVAVPESGKMLQPDVETLVLPDEQLKHKLEGDDHEVQSFSRGEDESPKQSTSCEDQSFLGSGICQTVSRRYTDVVCVKDHKDDCNQHSEGQLTLGNLESDMSEPALDERSESGMSVLRAEETSPFPDEQLNTKLEGNTEQSLICDKDSSNVSLTEFLGNNHLSSLKDPTMDPCHDQELPNDMPAPKSPEESAVFLDDKVSGSVQSLRCDKDGSIVSDTGSLGNKNLSSMKDPSMDPCHVQELPCGPSMDPCHDQELPGDMPASKSPDEFAVSMDERVSGSVGICQISASIGKGNHIAMDPHHTVKQVDNLNQSAAALLRNMENTPCKPDALEPSSDHLFVIDPSTPMEPLLTEAGLKVGSPDKKLPMEQVQQDDLQVQEGTVEKTPECKHECVSPDKAGPHSLKNEGYPSSIEQSLFDQQSLSSQEDVQVQEDTLEKTALGSTTPECKDEYGFPDEADPHSLKNERGSLIVEQSPCSLPTLFTQESVEERSECVVLSSARVQAENGVCESNPGSDHDTSADFSAVSKSEDCLDTSQQDNENEGLSEASHEQDDFHVQEGTVEKTTLGSDLPECKHEFGLPAEAEPHSLMNQRSSIEQSAFGLQSLILKEEGQGPHSLKDERYPASIAQSSFDLQPFSLQDDVQVHEGTLEKTALGSATPECKDEYGFPDEADPHSLKNERGSLGVEQPLSLPAFFSQESIEEPSECIALSSASVQAETGVNESKPGLDHDTSVDFSTVSKSEDCLVTSQQDNENEELTKASHEQEQVATGQLDLEAASIMEDVDSEEVAYDEENKKPVHPTDINSLCQKINVSGPVEHASGLGDALLSPSLIACTDDSDVHLSSNPCLFESTDFPDEIDWSNTEALQQGLKKQQCDELKEYQVPFGAGNDMIEAGTKDIDSGVPPLRAEETSNMRDEQLNTKLPCTEVVEFGLSCDKGSNNYIDTESVVNSVCTNIPSDSSLPTDCSTDDYQQMELFEGPAEQKSPKDASVCWEDSDPRAVSATIEKPSPSFDLAIPDFKHEGALSEEAVYSMKNDTESCSRDHRRSSIGLHHLFSQESFKGPDVHDDLVLPSTEDEDDSNTRHAEKMVSSEPDSHQGSPVDLSIVEEIKGLFSSERDDEQGFLSSGHKTGCIGSARLDSSEDCNLVKRDINTEVICKEEEKQELVPSSDTRTLHETSITDEPDEQKITLLQAAETSASADKQLSSELEEDEFKEHNFSSEETIGIFGVGSVKGNLFHLHEDSHTNPIQGKELPDNLSAPKSPEQSTFGQAESLLGSGICQAVVQRSTEEINTKLQHERKEECSKYIDDQTTLMSECALFGGSVSGTTLLPTAETSSLPDEQFGPELKCDEFEEPDRSYDEDASYLFGSGSLKNNVPNLGHKEEYYEHSDDPAILSGGMPKPSPIRESESGVALQPAEETPALTNEHLNFEMEELGLCISDMSDTGLMENNNLSCLPKDTYMETWNEDEISIGTPAAKSPGESAVCPDDRVPGSVGICQTSGRRRIDEISTKLLSFKISSAVKGSYIAMDSADDPKQGDNLSPAALPGNWENVHAAKADNPAKQNSDCSVAKDSSS, encoded by the exons ATGGATTTTGCGGTGATGAAGCGGCGGGAACTGCAGGCGCTCTGCAAGGAGCACGGCCTCAAGGCCAACGGATCCAGCGCCGACCTggtcgcccgcctcgccgccAAGCTCTCG ATTTCTGGCGGTGCGGAGGAGGATGCGGTCGGCGTCGTTGTGGGGAAGGGGTGTTTGAAGCGATCGTTCGGCGGCGCTAGCGGTGGGGATTCGGATGCGGCCAAGAAGGTGACGTTTGTGttggaggaagaggaggaggcggaggtgggTGGCAGACGCCTCTTGTTGTCGCCTGTTGTTGCCAGGACGAGGGGTAGGCCGAGGGCCGCGGAGGCTCTCTCTCGCGCCCAAGAAAGTGGAGGGGAGCGTCGGAGAACGCGTTCCCAAGTTGGTTGTGATTCTGCTGACGAAACTGATGCTGGACAGGCAGGTGCAGATGTTGTGACGAGGCGACACAGGAGGAATGCGGCGAATTTGGGTGCAGGTGATGTGGTTGAGAGGGTAGCTGGAGCTGTAGGCCGGAAAACCTCTGCCAAAGCTGAGCAACAAGAGCTGGACGCTGGAGAAGCAGTTGGTAGGAAGCATCAGCTGAAGCGGAAGACCAGCGAGAATGACGCTGACAATGTAGATGTCAGTGTGCAAGTTGGAGTTTCTTGTAGAAGCACAAGGTCTAGTGCTGTTCAGTCTGAGCCTGCTGCCGCACCGTCTCCTGTTGTTCACAACAAAAGAGGGAGGAAGAAGGCGGGAGATCTGAAGGAACAAGATCGTGTCAAGGAGCAACCTACTGAAATTCAACATGTTGGTAGAACTCTAAGATCTGGATTGGTGGTGGCCGGCCCACCGTTGCCTACTGTTTCTGAAAATAAGAGAAGTAGGTCAAAGGTGCCGGAAGGCGAAACTGCTGTGGAGAAGGTTGCCGAGGTGGAAATATCTGGTAGGACTACAAGATCAAGCTCAGTACCAGCTGCTGCGACGTCACCCATTGTCGTTGCGAAGAAGAGGAGAAAAACCAAGAATGTCAACTCGGATGAAGGGCAACATACGGTTCCAGATGTATCAAATGATGCTCCAGTTACAAGGGTCTTGAGGAATAGAGCTATTCAGACAATTGGCAGTACTGACTTGAAGGTAGCTCGCCCAACCATGCTCAATGCCGCCAAAGACGGCGTAGAAGATGGTGTGGCTAAGCAAGATGGGCATGTGGGGTCCAAAAAGAGGAAAATGTCGAATCGCAGGGCTACAGTAGCCACAGATGGCGGTGAAATCCCATTTTCTGATAGCAGTGGTAAGGCTTCTGCTATGGACATGCACGTAGACGTACCTGGGCCTGTGAGAAGATCGATGCGGaaatctgttgttccatcgtttCTTGAGCACGAAACCAAAGGTATGCATGGAGATGTGGAGATGAAAGAAACAGTGACAAAAACTGTTGGGGGATCAACCTGGCGATCTGTTGCCCCAGTTATACTCGAGAAAGAGTCCAAGGGTCTCACAAAACCTGTGGAGAGCAAAGAAACAGTGACAAAACCTGTTGGGCGATCAACCCGGCGATCTGTTGCCACAGTTATACTTGAGAAAGAGTGCAAGGGTCTCCCAAAAGAAATGATTCCTCAAGTGCATGTTAAGCGACAAACAAAGAAATCTCTTGTCCCGGCTATGACTGAGAAAGGAACAAAGAGCATCGTTACAGACATGATTCCGGAAGCACGTGCTGGAAGGTCAACGCGAAGACCTGCTCTTGCTATTGTTAATAGTAAGAAGAATGATCACTGTGAAGCAGCCATCAGTGAGAAGTGTTCAAGTGCTAAGAGTGAAGACTTGGAGAAGCAACAAACAGTCAAGCAACCTGTTAGACGGTTAACACGGAAATCATTTGTTCCGGCTGTGCTTGAGAAGGACAGGAAGGCTGTACCTGCAGAAATGAATCCTGATGCACAGTTCAATAATGAGAATGGTGATCACACTAAAATGAAATGTGCTAAGGGTGGACACTTGGAGAAACAACTAGTAGTGAAAGAACCATCTAGGCGATCAACACACAAATCTGTTGCCCCACATGTGATTGAGAAAGAAATTAAGGGTTTACAAGAAGAATCTAAGTCTGAAGTTCCTGTGAGCACATCTGTGCGTAAACTATCTTGTCCTAACGCGGTTGATAAGGAGAGCAAGGATCACAGAGAAATTGTCCCACATGTGATTGAGAAAGACATTAAGGGTTCTCAAGAAGAATCGAAGTCAGATGTTCCTGTGAGGACATCAGTGCGTAAACCGGCTGGTCCTAATGCGGTTGATAAGGAGATTAAGGATCACAGTGAAATTGTCAGGAGGGAAGAGTCAAGTGTTCGCACAAGAAGCGCACAAACAAAACTCCAACGTTCTGTTCAGAATGATGCGAGTCTGCGGCAAACAAGACACAGATCTTCGAAGCTAGCGATATCACCGCTACCGTCAAAGCCAACAGCTTCAAAGGGAAGACCTGCAAAGAGGAGTAGAACAGCATCTTTGGAAGAAGTcatgcctgctgaagagcagaaGGAAGACCAAATTGCTTATGGTGGCCACACGAGTGATATGATTGATGTTGCCAGTAGTGCTAATAGCTTGGAAAGTGGGGTGCTGCCTTCCCCAGCTGAAAAATCTGATTTGCGTGACGCACAGCTTAACACTCAGCTGGAGGGCACAGTCGTTGAATCCAGCATCAGCCATGGTAAAGATGGTAGTAACATTCTGGAGTTCGAGCTTGAGAGCACAGTAGTAG GTACCACTGAGAAGCCTCCGTCCGATTTAGCTATTCCGGACTGTACACATGTAGGTGCTTTATCTGAGGAAGCCCTGGACTCAATAGAAAATGCTGCTGCAAGGTGCTCACCAGTTCTTGAACAATCACCCACTGGGCTACGGTTCCTATTCTCACAGGGAAACATAGAAGAACCTGATACACATAACACTAGTCCATTTTTTAAAAATTTCATGGAAGAATCAGATGTTCACAAGGTTGAACGTCAAGTTGAAACAGTTGTTTCATTAAAACCTGACTCATATCAAGGCTCTGATGAATATTCAATCAGAGTCGAAGAAAGTGGAGGCTTAATGTTTTCGTCTCAGCAAAACAATGAACAAGAAG GATTTTCAGTGTCCACCCTCAGAAAAGATTGGGTTGCATCTGTTCAGTTGGATTCGTCAGAGGATGTGCATCATACAGTAAG GGATATTACTAGAAAGGACGTGATCTGCAACGAGGAAGAGAAAACGGACTTTATTCCTTCAGACATTAATGCTCCCCATGAGAAATCACATGCGGATAAACCTG CTGAGCACGTCTCTGGTGTTAGTGGAGCTCTATTTTGCATTTCACAGAGCACCACTGTTGTTGATGAAGTAAATTCGGATTCTTCACTGCTAGAATCAGTGGATGGTTTAGATAATCAGATAGCATCTTCTAATACTGAAGGGCTTCAACAGGATAATATAGAGGAATGCAATCTACACAATGCAAGAGTCACGGAAGACATCCATGCAAGTGTCATGTTTGAAGCTGCACAGGTTGCTGTACCAGAAAGTGGAAAAATGCTGCAGCCAGATGTAGAAACATTAGTATTGCCAGATGAGCAGCTTAAGCACAAGCTGGAGGGTGATGATCACGAAGTACAAAGCTTTAGCCGCGGTGAAGATGAATCTCCAAAACAATCTACATCATGTGAGGATCAAAGCTTTTTAGGGTCAG GTATTTGTCAAACTGTTTCGCGAAGGTATACAGATGTAGTTTGTGTCAAGGATCATAAAGATGACTGCAATCAACACAGTGAAGGTCAACTTACTTTAGGCAACCTAGAAAGTGACATGTCTGAACCTGCACTTGATGAACGATCTGAAAGTGGAATGTCAGTGCTCCGAGCTGAAGAAACATCACCATTTCCAGATGAGCAGCTTAACACCAAGCTGGAGGGCAACACAGAACAAAGCCTTATCTGTGATAAAGACAGCAGCAATGTTTCTCTCACTGAATTTTTGGGAAACAATCATCTGTCTAGCTTGAAGGACCCTACAATGGATCCTTGCCATGACCAGGAGCTCCCAAATGACATGCCTGCACCTAAATCTCCTGAAGAATCTGCAGTTTTTCTGGATGACAAAGTCTCGGGTTCAGTGCAAAGCCTTAGGTGTGATAAAGATGGTAGCATCGTCTCTGACACTGGATCTTTGGGAAACAAGAATCTGTCCAGCATGAAGGACCCTTCAATGGATCCTTGCCATGTCCAGGAACTCCCCTGTGGCCCTTCAATGGATCCTTGCCATGACCAGGAACTACCCGGGGACATGCCTGCATCTAAATCTCCTGACGAATTTGCAGTTTCTATGGATGAGAGAGTCTCTGGTTCAGTAG GGATTTGTCAAATTAGTGCGAGCATAGGCAAAGGAAATCACATTGCTATGGATCCCCACCATACCGTGAAGCAAGTGGATAACCTGAACCAATCTGCAGCTGCCTTGCTGAGAAACATGGAGAACACACCTTGTAAGCCTGATGCTCTTGAGCCTAGCAGTGATCACTTGTTTGTGATTGATCCATCAACACCTATGGAGCCTCTACTGACGGAAGCAGGACTTAAAGTGGGCAGTCCTGACAAGAAACTACCTATGGAGCAGGTTCAGCAAGATGATTTACAAGTGCAAGAAG GTACCGTAGAGAAGACACCAGAGTGTAAACATGAATGTGTATCACCTGATAAAGCAGGACCACACTCATTGAAGAATGAGGGATATCCATCAAGTATTGAACAATCATTATTTGATCAGCAGTCCCTTTCTTCGCAGGAGGATGTACAAGTACAGGAAG ATACCCTAGAGAAGACAGCACTAGGTTCAACTACACCAGAGTGTAAAGATGAATATGGATTTCCTGATGAAGCAGATCCACACTCATTGAAGAACGAGAGAGGTTCATTGATTGTTGAACAATCACCATGTAGTCTGCCGACCCTTTTCACGCAGGAAAGTGTAGAAGAACGCAGTGAATGTGTTGTCCTTTCTTCAGCAAGAGTTCAGGCTGAAAATGGAGTTTGTGAGTCAAATCCTGGTTCAGACCATGATACTAGTGCGGACTTTAGTGCAGTTTCCAAAAGTGAAGATTGTTTGGATACTTCTCAGCAAGATAATGAAAATGAAG GATTATCGGAGGCTAGTCATGAACAAGATGATTTCCATGTACAAGAAG GTACCGTGGAGAAGACAACACTAGGTTCAGATTTACCAGAGTGTAAACATGAATTTGGATTACCTGCTGAAGCAGAACCCCACTCATTGATGAATCAGAGATCAAGTATTGAGCAATCGGCATTTGGTCTGCAGTCCCTTATCTTAAAGGAGGAAGGACAAG GACCACACTCATTGAAGGATGAAAGATATCCAGCAAGTATTGCACAATCATCGTTTGATCTGCAGCCCTTTTCCTTGCAGGATGATGTACAAGTACATGAAG GTACCCTAGAGAAGACAGCACTAGGTTCAGCTACACCAGAGTGTAAAGATGAATATGGATTTCCTGATGAAGCAGATCCGCACTCATTGAAGAATGAGAGAGGTTCATTAGGTGTTGAACAACCACTTAGTTTGCCGGCCTTTTTCTCACAGGAAAGCATAGAAGAACCCAGTGAATGTATTGCCCTTTCTTCAGCAAGTGTTCAGGCTGAAACTGGAGTTAATGAGTCAAAACCTGGTTTAGACCATGATACCAGTGTAGATTTTAGTACAGTTTCCAAAAGTGAAGATTGTCTGGTTACTTCTCAGCAAGATAATGAAAATGAAG AATTAACGAAGGCTAGTCATGAACAAGAGCAGGTGGCAACTGGTCAGCTAGATTTGGAGGCTGCAAGTATCATGGA GGACGTTGATTCTGAGGAAGTAGCCTATGAtgaagaaaataagaagcctGTTCATCCTACAGACATTAATTCTTTGTGTCAAAAAATAAATGTCAGCGGACCTG TTGAGCATGCTTCTGGTCTTGGTGATGCTTTATTGAGCCCCTCACTAATTGCTTGTACCGATGACAGTGATGTGCATCTGAGTTCTAATCCTTGCCTGTTTGAATCAACTGATTTCCCGGATGAAATAGATTGGTCCAATACCGAGGCTTTGCAGCAGGGTCTCAAAAAGCAGCAATGCGATGAGCTAAAGGAATACCAAGTTCCTTTTGGAGCCGGTAATGATATGATTGAAGCTGGCACAAAAGACATAGACAGTGGAGTTCCACCACTTCGAGCTGAAGAAACATCAAATATGCGAGACGAGCAGCTTAACACTAAGCTGCCGTGCACAGAAGTTGTGGAATTTGGTCTTAGCTGTGACAAAGGCAGTAATAATTATATAGATACTGAATCTGTGGTGAACAGTGTTTGTACAAATATTCCGTCGGATTCCAGTTTACCAACGGATTGTTCCACAGATGATTACCAGCAAATGGAGCTCTTTGAAGGCCCTGCTGAACAAAAATCTCCCAAAGATGCTTCTGTATGCTGGGAGGACAGTGATCCAAGAGCAGTGTCAGCTACCATTGAGAAGCCTTCACCTTCATTTGATTTAGCAATTCCAGATTTTAAACATGAAGGTGCTCTATCAGAGGAAGCAGTGTACTCAATGAAGAATGACACTGAAAGCTGTTCACGAGATCACAGACGATCGTCCATTGGGCTTCATCACTTGTTCTCGCAGGAGTCATTTAAAGGACCAGATGTGCATGATGATCTTGTGCTTCCAAGTACTGAGGATGAAGATGATTCCAACACTCGTCATGCTGAAAAAATGGTTTCTTCAGAACCTGATTCACATCAAGGGTCTCCTGTAGATTTAAGTATAGTTGAAGAAATTAAGGGTTTGTTTTCATCTGAGAGAGACGATGAACAAG GATTCCTGAGTTCCGGCCACAAAACAGGATGTATTGGATCTGCCCGGTTGGATTCATCAGAGGATTGTAATCTTGTGAAAAG GGATATTAATACTGAGGTGATCTGCAAGGAGGAAGAGAAACAGGAACTTGTTCCTTCTTCTGACACTCGCACCCTTCATGAAACATCAATTACTGATGAACCTG ATGAACAGAAAATAACCCTGCTGCAAGCTGCGGAAACATCGGCTTCAGCAGATAAGCAGCTTAGCTCCGAGCTGGAGGAGGATGAATTTAAGGAACACAACTTTAGTAGTGAAGAAACGATTGGCATATTTGGTGTTGGATCGGTGAAGGGTAATCTATTCCATTTACATGAAGACTCTCATACCAATCCTATCCAGGGAAAGGAGCTCCCAGATAACCTATCTGCACCCAAATCTCCTGAACAATCCACGTTTGGGCAGGCTGAGAGTCTTTTGGGATCAG GCATTTGTCAGGCTGTCGTTCAAAGGAGTACAGAAGAAATCAACACCAAGCTCCAACATGAGCGTAAAGAGGAATGCAGTAAGTACATTGATGATCAAACCACTCTCATGTCTGAATGTGCACTGTTTGGAGGATCAGTAAGTGGAACGACACTGCTGCCAACTGCAGAAACATCTTCATTGCCAGATGAGCAATTTGGCCCTGAGCTCAAGTGCGATGAATTTGAGGAACCTGACCGTAGTTATGATGAAGATGCAAGCTACTTATTTGGTTCTGGGTCTCTGAAGAACAATGTACCCAATCTGGGTCATAAGGAGGAATACTATGAGCACAGTGATGATCCAGCCATACTATCAGGTGGCATGCCCAAGCCCTCACCAATTAGAGAATCAGAAAGTGGAGTGGCACTGCAGCCAGCTGAAGAAACACCAGCATTGACAAATGAGCACCTTAACTTTGAGATGGAGGAACTGGGCCTTTGCATTAGTGACATGTCTGATACTGGATTAATGGAGAACAACAATCTATCTTGCTTGCCCAAAGACACTTATATGGAAACGTGGAACGAAGATGAGATTTCAATTGGCACACCTGCAGCTAAATCTCCAGGAGAATCTGCAGTTTGCCCAGATGACAGGGTTCCTGGGTCAGTAG GAATCTGCCAAACTAGTGGGCGACGACGCATAGATGAAATTAGCACAAAGTTGCTGAGCTTCAAAATTTCGAGTGCAGTCAAAGGAAGTTACATTGCCATGGACTCTGCTGATGACCCGAAGCAAGGTGACAACCTGAGTCCGGCTGCTTTGCCAGGGAACTGGGAGAATGTTCATGCAGCCAAAGCAGATAATCCTGCAAAGCAAAACAGTGACTGCTCGGTTGCGAAGGACTCCTCAAGCTGA